The window tattatttttacataaacgatgtaacttattttaaaattttaaaataaatacatattttaaaaattattttaatattttttacatcgttgtgtgtgttcagaaataatttcaaaatataatacataaactttgaggagtcacagggggtaaagtagctgttggaaactaatatacacactgttatctctcaaacagttaaagttaacggaatatttggacggaatagtgactatgggttacaacttgcacgggaatgtaaagttcagggtgcattatgtcacgtttgatagttcaggatcttaagtgcgtttggagcaatcctaggagttacaaactgtaattaactctactatttttgaatactacttttcactattacacccactacttttactcccttcgtcccaatgaattgtatacagttttctttttgggacgtcccatcaattgtatacatttcaaaagtagtaaacttttataatataaaacatcatttcaCCGACTACTTTCTTCCattatctccattctataataatataaacactattacacccactactttcctccactatctcaaatctattattaaatattgatagatcacaccactttacccacttttcaactacatttactactTTTTTTCATGATCTCcatgaaagtcaaaccagctcacacaaagtgggacgaagggagtaaatAAATAAGCAAAAATCAGAGAGAGATACGAATGACATCATGTGATTGGATTCCATGCTTTGCGGCCGGCGGGAATCCAGGCCACACGGGATTGCAAAGTCTTCATCTACAGGTGGGAGTTTAAGGTCAATGATTAATCTACAGATTGCCTTTCCTTTACTTCTTTGTTTCTTGTACAAACTTAATCTACATCGCATGTAAacctttataaaaaaatttaaaaatctgcATTGCATCTAATAATCAAAAAACTACGTGtcattttttgttttaacaAATCATGAATATTTTCACTTAGAAAactatttttgtgatttttcttaaaatttcatACAAGAACATGATTATCATTGTAACTACTACTAATATTGCGTATTTGCGTACCCTCCATGGCCCGGTATTAAGATTATGATTAGCAAAATTGACTAATTGTGTGGGGTTTCCTCTGTGGATATATGTGCACGGTTAATGTATATAAAAATGGAATAAATTTTCAATACCTTCCATAATCAAGATTAGGACAGGCATTTGTAACTTATAGACAACGCCATATTTTGCACGTGTGTGTTGATATATGATAATccagtaattttatttttgaatcgcATTATAAATAGGGATCAATGTGTTATTATATATCCGCCTAAATAATATAGTGGCtttttttcttgaaataaaACAATATTGTTAATGTTTGTTTCCACTGTTTTTAACTAGTTTCGTAAAATTAACCTTCCTATCGGCCCATGCCAGAGACTGGAACGtagtaaaaatcatattttttttaaatcaattatCGCATTCGCCATTaaaaaataggaaaaaaaaaaattcaagttatACGGGGAAGAAGGGGTGATCCTGATGGAGGTGCGTCTGACGTCAGGTTTGATCACTCTTACCTTGATTTGTTTCCAGAAGAAGAAAGACAGGATGAATAATGGTGGTGTGTATAATGTTATATAGTGGTGAGTAAGCAAAGCAGTGCTTCAACTTCAAGGAGTAGGAATGACTAAATGGCGGTGGAGGAAGTTGACACATCAATCTATGCAACGTTTTGTTAAGCATCCTTGCAAAATTGGTTGTTTCTATACCGTATGCGTTTAAACGAGTCGAACCGAGTTAAAGGGTGTCGTACTCGAATTCGAGCTCGTTTAGAGAACTCAGTATCTAGCTAGTTCCATTCAAACTCGATCAATTtgaagattttaatttaaaactatgATTGGCACAATTTTAATAGGTTCGAATTCAATTTGAAATTAGTGCGACAGGCATAGAAAGAAGCTCGAATATATGTTCTACTCAAGTTTGACTTgacttaatatttatatctaatttaaatattaaatatttatatatataatagaggCTTGATTAAATTCCGAACCTGATGagctaaataatttaaaacacaaaTTTCGATTTGACAGACTATTTTGATAGATTAAGATCGAGCTTAGAATATCATTAAActgaatttgaatatttatgGTTTGAACTTAATAACCTCAAGATCGAGTGGGACTCGattcttattaaattatattcttGAATATCTCGTGAATTATTAGACATCCATGAACGTTCCTAATAATATATACCACCCCATCTTAAATGTTTTTAGTAAGTTTTAACTAGATGTTTAAGAATATGTTTCAAAACTTTTTccttaattaaatattactcttaattatctttatttataaaaaatattcacaaaCAAATTTTTAGCTAGTTTCGTAAtcaaagtatattaaaatatgtattaaaatattataaagaataTTGGGAACGGAGGAAGTATATAAATACTCCTGTATATTTACCTAGTATATATACATAGTATGTAGGCTTCGGATACTGCGCGCATAGAAACCAATATATCACTGTGGAAATTTGGAAATTTCAGAAACTATTactgaattaaaataaatctaaaaattaatatgattaaattttttaaatggaTTTGATAGTTTCTTATTATAATTCATTAAGAAAATGAGACAAACTTGCTTGTTAGATCGGTATGAGTACTATTACTTGACTGTTGTTTTTTGGTGACTaattaatcatcaattttatctCCAAAAACGGCTACCAAAATTAGATTgactatgtttattttgtaattaattaatcatccattttggaaaaataaaCTAGGAAAAGCTGGATATGCCTGTAATTGGTAGATTAGATTTAAGAGTAGGTTACTGCTCATACATAAGTTGCAAGGTCAATTTGTGTAATTGGACTTTTGAAGCAGTCAATTTGGTGGCACGTGCAGTATAAACAATTAGTGATTCAAAAATAGTGAACCCTAGTGATTTATTTATGGCAGTAAAGTGAGACTCTGCTACAAATGtcgcattacaatttacaagtATCGTGCGTTCGGTTTCCTGCATCTTTCTCTCGATCAAGTCAAATTAGAGAACTTGATCAAACTGAATactgtttcttttaatattattgaaattttgagGAACTGGATTAATTCGGTGGAACAAGTTAAACTAATTTAATTGTTATTGTTTCTGATCTTGTGTTGGAGTGGACATATTCACACGATGGAAATTCCAACAATGATGACATGGTGAGGAATGAAGATGTTCAAATAAATTAGTTCAATGTatcatgtatatatgtatgtgactTCGTAACCCAACTCCAAATGTCTCCTTAAAAGTCGCCAGAGAACAAGATTGTTTATGCCCAAAATTGGAAAAGATCTTTTTGTTAAACACTTCTCGAGCCAAATGTATATAATACGAGTCAGATTTTGTGGATCCATGTTGAAACTAGAGTTTTGAAATTGGAGTATCCGtcttaatttttctaaatttataataatatatttgattattcaaatttatatatttatcatttataactggtgttaaacataattatcaattatttattaacattttcaaatttttacgATCACTAAGTCCATTGTTCTTCTTATAGTTATAtcgcaaaaaaattataaaaataattgttcaACCTTTTAGTTACAAAAATTAAGTTATAGAACATATTCTATAAATTGTTTgatgtttaaaaaaatcataaaaaattaaaattaaaatgaatagaTTATATTTTGTCCAGTTTTGAACTCCATTACTTCAGTAATTTGTGAACTGCATAGAACTtggatttatataattaatcaaatgaagataaaatcatatatattacttttttcaaagatgataaaaaaaaaggttttgataaaaatatatgtatatcaattaattaatttttatttacaaacgGGGATAAGGTGATGCGAACGGGATATACACATGTATATTCGTCCAACCTCCCCCACCAGCCCCTACCTCAAACAAATTCACCTTTCTTGGAGATTATAGAAAACAACTCTTTCAATTCCCTGTTCACATTCTTTGTCAAACTTGTCGTTGTGCTCTCATGTCATTTAATTTAGAGAGAGCCAATAGCTTGAATTAGCAATGGATATATTTGAAGAATATTATTGTTTTACTACGTATAATACTACTAAAGATATTTTACTCGGCAGCCTTCCTCAACAGCTGCCTTGTGGCATACGGATCTATTTTTATAATAGCTTGCTATGCCACGGCTGCTCTCGTGGAGCCGCGCTTTCTCCCTATATAATCCCCTCTCCTTGCCTCTTTCTCCTTTTCTAAACCTCTGCTCGCTAAGTTTACCTTCATTTCGCaaaatatctctctctctccccctccctgcaaaatctctctctctctctccctcctcccTCTCCCTTTCTTCAGCTCTTTTAATTGTTCATCTgcctattttatataaaaataattatttataataattatctaGCTAATTCTACTGTTTAGAGTTGATAATTACAAAAGTAATGATGGAAGGAGGTCCAATAGTAGTTAACCTGGAAGGAGAAGAAGAGGTGCAGCTGGATTTACCACCGGGCTTTCGGTTTCATCCCACAGATGAAGAGATTATAACTCATTATCTCACCCACAAGGTTGTCAATCCCAGCTTCACAGCAACTGCTATCGGACAAGTTGATCTCAACAAGTGTGAACCATGGGACTTACCAAGTAATTAACTCCATCTTTACTTTCATTCAATTGCATATCATTCCATGCTTATGCCCATAATTTCCTTCTATATATAGTATAAGTGCAATTCATCAAATATTGATTCATAGGGTGTTAATTTCTAAGAACATCAACATTAAGAAATGACAATTTTAAATCTATAACTAATTTGAAACTAATATTATCATTGATCAATATTATTGATAATTcgcttttaatttttgtttagaaAAAAATGATCTTGGTTCTGATTATACAATTACTTGCAGAGAAAGCTAAGATGGGGGAGAAAGAATGGTACTTCTTCTGCCAGAGAGACCGGAAATATCCCACAGGGATGAGAACCAACCGGGCCACGGAAACAGGATACTGGAAAGCCACCGGAAAAGACAAGGAGATTTATCGAAAAGCGAAAGGCCAGATGAGCAGCGGTGGGCTGGTGGGCATGAAAAAGACTCTGGTGTTCTACAAAGGAAGAGCTCCCAAAGGAGAGAAATCCAATTGGGTGATGCATGAATTTAGACTTGATGGCCAATTCTCTTACCACAATTTCCCCAATAAGTCAGTAGCCAAGGTACGTACGCATTCTACATATACGTGTACATCCGCATCactttaatttcttttctttttacgATTATTATTTCAATTGCAGTAGTTAGTTCCTTATTGTTGTAATTACATCATTATATTCCATTCTGTTTAGGGTTTGTTATTTTTACTTCTGGTAAGCCTTTCCGGGGGACCACTACTCTTTTCTGTTTTGCAATTTATAGGAATTAAAAGGAACATATTTATAATGCCAAACAACCAGTGAACCATACTTTACCAACTTGGTTTTGACTATTCAACTAACTCTCCATCAGTTTTGGCTGTAGCAGGCCTCGTGTGTACATGCATATTAATGCCTAACTTACTAGCATAGTAGCATCACAATTTGATCATTTGAAAACTCATGCAGGATGAATGGGTTGTGTGTAAGGTTTTCCACAAGAATGCGACAATGATGAATAAGAAAGATTCGGTGACAGACTCTTTTGTCGTAGAAGGTGTTGAGGGCAGTCCATCTCTGTCATCACTCATGGATTCTCCGTATAATTCATATGTTTCGAATGCAAATTACAATGCCATCAAACACGAAGAGGGTTCGAAAGGGACAATTTTTGCACCTTCTTTCCCTGCAGCCTCAGATGGAAAATTTGCAAACCAAATGCAACAACATAGCTACATGACACCCAATACAAATCATCAATCTACTCAAAttacttattttcaaaattacgaTCAAATGGCGCCAAACTCCATTTTAGCCTACACTCAAAATGCAAATGTTCCATACCAGGGTTCTTCAAGCATGGGTAACTACTTGCAACAACAAAGGTTCAGTTCAGTTGCCAGTAACGGACAGTGCAAAGTGGAGCCGTACTCGTCGAATCTCAGCCGTTCACAGGACACCGGACTCAGCACTGACTTGACGGCGGAGATATCCTCCAGGCAAGAAGTGGAAAGAAGCAAACCAACTTATAATGCAGATCATGTTGAGCGTGCTTCAGCTGGGCAACTTGAAGATTATGATTCTTTCTGGAACTTTCAAGTTTAAGATCATTTGtacacaaaaattaatatatgtttaatttattatttctttaGGTCAAGCCATGCATATGAGTAGTTATTTAGTTAATTAGCTAGCTACCTAGCAGTGTATCATGAAAAATGTCTTATTGGGTTGTGTTTTCTGTTTTGTGGGCGGGAAAATTGTTGCCAAATCAAACTTACAGCTGGGTTGAATAGCTGTAAGAAATAATTTGGTAACTCCTAATAACGCGTTGAATTACAGCGATTTTTGGTAAACCAG of the Daucus carota subsp. sativus chromosome 4, DH1 v3.0, whole genome shotgun sequence genome contains:
- the LOC108216626 gene encoding NAC domain-containing protein 92, whose amino-acid sequence is MMEGGPIVVNLEGEEEVQLDLPPGFRFHPTDEEIITHYLTHKVVNPSFTATAIGQVDLNKCEPWDLPKKAKMGEKEWYFFCQRDRKYPTGMRTNRATETGYWKATGKDKEIYRKAKGQMSSGGLVGMKKTLVFYKGRAPKGEKSNWVMHEFRLDGQFSYHNFPNKSVAKDEWVVCKVFHKNATMMNKKDSVTDSFVVEGVEGSPSLSSLMDSPYNSYVSNANYNAIKHEEGSKGTIFAPSFPAASDGKFANQMQQHSYMTPNTNHQSTQITYFQNYDQMAPNSILAYTQNANVPYQGSSSMGNYLQQQRFSSVASNGQCKVEPYSSNLSRSQDTGLSTDLTAEISSRQEVERSKPTYNADHVERASAGQLEDYDSFWNFQV